A region from the Tigriopus californicus strain San Diego chromosome 9, Tcal_SD_v2.1, whole genome shotgun sequence genome encodes:
- the LOC131887174 gene encoding uncharacterized protein LOC131887174, whose protein sequence is MTVTTICSIILGLSQIHQISSHGYLADPPSRNVMWRYGFNTEVNYNDNELYCGGFETQKDNDGKCGVCGDNYADPQPRDHENGGKYGLGTIGRKYVMGQTIEVEVELSTNHWGWFELKLCPLNDANEITTQECLDQHPLFRAEDPSSSKYPIPDGTEKSAYLKYEVLLPQGITCSQCVIQWTYHTGNTWGDCGNGTSEIGCGAQENFVNCADIQIYSNAAGFPPNAIDNPSTIYFRDSTYPGGRRPFVNKNTVCIPTKPYEHLPNMQPWCQEQCLNYNPSACPKDKCLCLKECVSINELAGINGTDVFCHRNCLRNPPICPRDQCRCFSEEGIDTEGNTVDTEGRIIQAYNGPY, encoded by the exons ATGACCGTGacaacaatttgttcaattattTTGGGCCTGAGTCAAATTCATCAG ATCTCGAGCCATGGATATTTAGCTGATCCTCCTTCGAGGAATGTGATGTGGCGATACGGTTTCAACACCGAAGTCAACTACAACGACAACGAGCTCTATTGCGGGGGTTTTGAGA CTCAAAAGGACAATGACGGTAAATGTGGTGTATGCGGGGATAACTACGCCGATCCCCAACCCAGAGATCACGAGAATGGGGGAAAATATGGCCTCGGAACCATCGGACGAAAATACGTCATGGGACAG ACAATTGAGGTCGAAGTGGAGTTGAGCACCAATCATTGGGGTTGGTTTGAATTGAAGTTGTGCCCTCTGAATGATGCCAATGAAATCACCACCCAAGAGTGTCTGGATCAACACCCGCTTTTTCGCGCTGAAGATCCGTCCTCGTCGAAATACCCTATTCCAGATGGAACGGAGAAGAGTGCCTACTTGAAATATGAGGTTCTCCTGCCTCAAGGCATCACCTGCAGTCAATGCGTGATTCAATGGACTTACCACACGG GAAACACATGGGGCGATTGTGGCAATGGCACCTCAGAGATAGGATGCGGGGCACAGGAGAATTTCGTCAATTGCGCAGACATTCAAATCTATAGCAATGCTGCCGGCTTCCCGCCCAATGCCATCGACAACCCCAGTACCATCTATTTCCGGGACAGCACATATCCAGGAGGTCGCCGACCTTTCGTGAACAA GAACACGGTGTGCATCCCGACCAAGCCCTACGAGCATCTGCCAAATATGCAGCCATGGTGCCAGGAGCAGTGTTTGAATTACAATCCATCAGCTTGTCCCAAGGACAAGTGCCTCTGCCT GAAGGAGTGTGTGTCCATTAATGAGTTGGCCGGCATCAATGGGACTGACGTATTCTGTCATCGTAATTGTCTTCGCAATCCTCCCATTTGTCCACGGGATCAATGCCGCTGCTTCTCTGAAGAAGGAATTGACACCGAAGGAAACACCGTAGACACCGAGGGGCGCATCATCCAAGCCTATAATGGTCCGTATTGA